A region from the Lolium perenne isolate Kyuss_39 chromosome 4, Kyuss_2.0, whole genome shotgun sequence genome encodes:
- the LOC127295471 gene encoding uncharacterized protein, which yields MKRQFVNLVLGTFRSGSFGMHRIKSSSLFHPKNQNRRSLPLTSLEEAELPKPAWTLSLSILKEDGGDLMFMPFGSSRDKIVSADQDGIVLVHDICQNRLSCKPRLKNGWNANSIAITLGDDLYLINRCPRVPDRFQPYRPCFQALINGVPPADVRGLPGWYWHSLPLPPYVETSGYEHSCASKIVSSTVVRDSIWVSTRGDDIGTYSFDKVSHEWSKVGSWELPFCGDAQYVPELDRWLGFSCGRDDQFLCASDLSVAAADGAVPTVCRVWKEDIATNPQNWELLRSDLVRVDNGRFCIARQFHVYDDHPFLDENFAVLTGVELEHTAEDGIQVVKHKSIRYNFNGKLLQLVC from the coding sequence ATGAAACGCCAGTTTGTTAATCTGGTACTTGGTACATTCAGGAGTGGCTCCTTCGGGATGCACCGCATCAAATCGTCGAGTCTCTTCCACCCAAAGAATCAGAACCGACGGTCACTGCCACTGACATCGCTGGAAGAAGCTGAGCTGCCTAAACCTGCATGGACACTCAGTCTTTCCATCCTCAAGGAAGATGGCGGGGACCTTATGTTCATGCCCTTTGGCAGCAGCAGGGACAAGATTGTCAGCGCAGACCAGGATGGCATCGTCCTTGTTCACGACATCTGCCAGAACAGGCTCTCCTGCAAGCCCAGGCTCAAGAATGGGTGGAATGCTAACTCCATCGCCATCACCCTTGGTGACGACTTGTATCTCATCAACAGGTGCCCTCGCGTGCCTGACCGGTTTCAGCCCTATCGACCCTGCTTCCAAGCCCTCATCAATGGTGTACCTCCAGCCGATGTCCGTGGTCTTCCAGGGTGGTACTGGCACTCTCTTCCACTGCCCCCTTACGTGGAGACGTCTGGGTACGAGCATAGCTGCGCTTCCAAAATCGTCTCCTCAACCGTGGTTCGTGACAGCATCTGGGTGTCTACCAGGGGTGACGACATTGGTACCTACTCCTTTGACAAGGTCAGCCATGAGTGGAGCAAAGTTGGCAGCTGGGAGCTCCCATTCTGCGGTGATGCTCAGTATGTCCCTGAGCTTGATCGCTGGCTTGGATTCTCATGTGGACGAGATGACCAGTTCTTGTGTGCTTCAGACCTCTCGGTGGCGGCTGCAGATGGGGCAGTGCCCACTGTGTGCCGCGTTTggaaggaagacattgctacaaacCCGCAGAACTGGGAGCTCCTAAGGTCTGACCTTGTGCGTGTTGATAACGGCAGGTTCTGCATCGCCAGGCAGTTTCATGTCTATGATGACCACCCCTTTCTCGATGAGAATTTTGCTGTGTTGACGGGTGTGGAGTTGGAGCATACAGCTGAGGACGGGATCCAGGTGGTCAAGCACAAATCCATACGCTACAACTTTAATGGTAAGCTGCTCCAATTGGTATGTTAA